One stretch of Schlesneria sp. DSM 10557 DNA includes these proteins:
- a CDS encoding SHOCT domain-containing protein, translating to MTQLTPEGQRTVQELSDRHGFSPDAVTEMLLALRNGNGSMAQFSHSEFGGSGQWMRGGMIMIGDLFNNGLKSRVDALCVDIANLLTNEPGLVGSGSFQHQSQSGGDHPSYQSQSANTSPADHVVPGDSRLFRADPSSNWWPAELGSPTASGSQNQMRYAYFANPRRLAVDAGGEVWVYDTQDHQIGGFAQQQGGDPSISFTSQYGKVNLATLPVISRNGQTVGASQATTRSTAGTNEALAPGSGAPTDIYQAIEKLAALKESGILTPEEFTTKKAELLARL from the coding sequence ATGACGCAACTCACTCCCGAAGGTCAGCGGACTGTCCAGGAATTATCGGACCGTCATGGATTCAGTCCGGATGCTGTGACAGAAATGTTGCTGGCGCTGCGGAATGGCAACGGCTCGATGGCTCAGTTCAGCCATTCTGAGTTCGGGGGCTCGGGCCAGTGGATGCGCGGCGGGATGATCATGATCGGCGATCTGTTCAACAACGGACTGAAAAGCCGCGTCGATGCGTTGTGCGTTGATATCGCGAATCTGCTCACCAATGAACCAGGCTTAGTCGGAAGCGGCAGCTTTCAGCATCAATCGCAGTCGGGTGGTGACCACCCGTCCTACCAGTCGCAATCCGCGAATACGTCACCTGCTGATCACGTTGTTCCGGGTGACTCCCGCTTGTTCCGGGCAGATCCCTCCTCGAACTGGTGGCCAGCGGAATTGGGGTCGCCGACCGCTTCCGGAAGCCAAAACCAGATGCGCTACGCCTACTTTGCGAACCCGCGACGACTGGCCGTTGACGCGGGGGGCGAAGTCTGGGTGTACGACACGCAGGACCATCAGATCGGCGGCTTTGCACAACAGCAAGGGGGAGACCCGTCGATTTCGTTCACGAGTCAATACGGCAAAGTGAATCTGGCGACACTTCCCGTCATTTCACGCAACGGTCAGACGGTCGGAGCCTCGCAGGCAACGACACGATCGACGGCGGGGACGAATGAAGCGCTTGCGCCAGGTTCCGGTGCACCGACGGACATCTATCAAGCGATTGAAAAGCTGGCGGCCTTGAAAGAGAGTGGAATTCTGACCCCGGAAGAATTCACTACGAAGAAGGCGGAACTGCTGGCGCGGCTCTGA
- a CDS encoding RidA family protein: protein MGKEFYSFSGTSSSNDTQAVKAGNLIFVGGQMSLNDQGEVVGNDIKTQTRNAFEAMKKALALAGATMDDVVKHNIYFFCEGDDAAVAQCLADIDEVRIPYFKDPGPTTTEIRVNLDREGALILVDAWAVVGAEKERLTPAGHWNWEKKLPFSQGWKVGDMIFVSGQRSLNDRGEILGDGDIEIQTDEVFRNLDTMLRLAGGDRHSLMRQNTYFRFFGEGRQVTDYWEKMTNVRRRYMSVPSAAGAGLRITGFPQSKELIQVEGIGVLGEEKQRLQPDNHWDWSIPNTQFTQGWKIGNLAFIGGQISADNRAKAVGKDMATQTRNVFQFIHNVLAEGGLDESDVAKLYIYYYAPGDWAQVEETRKTIAEIQKEFYPEPGPAVTAIRVSGFAFEDLLIEIEAMAVCRD, encoded by the coding sequence GTGGGCAAAGAATTCTACTCGTTTTCCGGCACCAGCAGCAGCAACGATACACAGGCGGTGAAAGCGGGCAACCTGATTTTCGTGGGTGGCCAGATGTCGCTGAATGACCAGGGCGAGGTCGTCGGGAACGATATCAAGACGCAGACACGGAATGCCTTCGAAGCAATGAAGAAAGCCCTGGCCCTGGCCGGGGCGACCATGGACGATGTCGTCAAACATAACATCTACTTCTTCTGCGAAGGTGATGACGCGGCGGTGGCACAGTGCCTGGCCGACATTGACGAAGTCCGCATCCCTTACTTCAAAGACCCCGGCCCGACGACGACGGAAATCCGTGTGAACCTCGATCGTGAGGGGGCTTTGATTCTGGTCGACGCCTGGGCGGTCGTTGGTGCCGAGAAGGAACGACTGACGCCCGCTGGCCACTGGAACTGGGAAAAGAAACTGCCGTTTTCTCAGGGGTGGAAGGTCGGCGACATGATCTTTGTCAGCGGACAGCGGTCGCTCAACGACCGGGGAGAGATCCTGGGGGATGGCGATATCGAGATCCAGACAGACGAAGTTTTCCGCAATCTGGACACGATGCTCAGGCTGGCGGGAGGCGATCGGCACAGCCTGATGCGCCAGAACACCTACTTCCGCTTCTTCGGCGAAGGACGCCAGGTCACGGACTATTGGGAAAAGATGACAAACGTCCGACGGCGATATATGTCGGTGCCCTCGGCCGCCGGAGCCGGACTGCGGATCACCGGGTTTCCTCAGTCAAAGGAACTGATTCAGGTCGAAGGGATCGGCGTTCTGGGCGAAGAAAAACAGCGGCTGCAGCCAGATAACCACTGGGACTGGAGCATCCCCAATACACAATTCACACAGGGGTGGAAGATCGGGAATCTCGCCTTCATCGGTGGACAGATTTCGGCCGACAATCGGGCGAAGGCGGTCGGCAAGGATATGGCAACGCAAACTCGCAATGTCTTCCAGTTCATCCATAATGTGCTTGCAGAAGGGGGCCTGGACGAATCCGACGTTGCCAAGCTCTACATCTATTACTACGCCCCCGGCGACTGGGCTCAAGTGGAAGAGACTCGCAAAACCATCGCCGAGATCCAGAAGGAGTTCTATCCCGAGCCTGGCCCTGCCGTGACAGCGATCCGCGTATCCGGTTTTGCATTCGAAGACCTGCTCATCGAAATCGAAGCCATGGCCGTCTGCCGGGATTGA